The Nerophis ophidion isolate RoL-2023_Sa linkage group LG07, RoL_Noph_v1.0, whole genome shotgun sequence genome contains a region encoding:
- the mfsd11 gene encoding UNC93-like protein MFSD11, translating into MSPEGKKLMNIVILGVGFMFIFTAFQTCGNIEQTVIKSFNSTSFHASGYTSMAIIYGVFSASNLLAPSMVAVIGPQLAMFFSGLLYSGYIAMFVYPYTWSFYTASVLVGIGAAVLWTAQGNVLAINSGEQTIGRNSGLFWALLQFSLLFGNLYIFLAWHGHEHISDKDRQTVFISLTVISLVGCFLFFLIRKPDPDADAAPGEPQEALLQTESSEDTLRWSCSVLWSQALDAFVQACKLLATKEMLLLSLCIAYTGLELTFYSVVYGTCVGAMTRFGQDAKSLIGISGICIGLGEILGGSVFGLLDKCNRFGRSPVVLLGLVTHYVAFYLIFLNIANDAPLAPESGTDLRAFLEPSVGVALLCSFLLGFGDSCFNTQLLSIIGFTFRDNSAPAFAIFKFIQSILAALAFFYSNFLLLHWQLLILVVVGFLGTLTFFSAEQHARSTCRDSDYDSI; encoded by the exons ATGAGTCCGGAAGGGAAGAAGCTGATGAACATAGTCATCCTTGGCGTGGGCTTCATGTTCATCTTCACCGCCTTCCAGACGTGCGGCAACATCGAG CAAACCGTCATCAAGAGCTTCAACAGCACCTCCTTCCACGCCAGCGGATACACCAG CATGGCCATCATCTATGGCGTTTTCTCCGCGTCCAACCTGTTGGCGCCCTCCATGGTCGCCGTGATCGGACCGCAGCTCGCCATGTTCTTCAGCGGCCTTCTGTACAG CGGCTACATCGCCATGTTTGTGTACCCGTACACCTGGAGCTTCTACACTGCGTCCGTGCTGGTGGGCATCGGCGCCGCAG TCTTGTGGACGGCTCAGGGCAACGTGCTCGCCATCAACTCCGGCGAACAAACCATCGGAAGGAACAGCGGCCTCTTTTGGGCTCTGCTGCAGTTcag cTTGCTGTTTGGGAACCTCTACATCTTCTTAGCCTGGCACGGACACGAGCACATCTCAG ACAAAGACCGCCAGACGGTGTTCATCTCGCTCACCGTCATCAGCCTGGTGGGCTGCTTCCTCTTCTTCCTGATCCGCAAACCCGACCCGGACGCTGACGCCGCTCCTGGCGAGCCACAGGAGGCGCTGCTGCAGACCGAGTCCAGCGAGGACACACTCAG GTGGTCCTGCTCAGTCTTGTGGTCGCAAGCTCTGGACGCTTTCG TGCAGGCATGCAAGCTGTTGGCCACCAAGGAGATGCTGCTGCTCAGCCTGTGCATCGCCTACACAG GTTTGGAACTCACCTTCTACAGCGTCGTGTACGGCACGTGCGTCGGCGCCATGACACGCTTCGGTCAAGATGCTAAGAGTCTGATCGGAATCTCGGGCATCTGCATCGGCCTGGGGGAGATCTTAG GAGGGAGCGTGTTCGGGTTGCTGGACAAGTGCAACCGCTTCGGGAGGAGCCCGGTGGTGCTGCTGGGCCTGGTCACTCACTATGTGGCGTTCTACCTCATTTTCCTCAACATCGCCAACGATGCTCCGCTGGCGCCCGAGTCGGGGACCGACCTGCGGGCCTTCCTGGAGCCCAG TGTGGGTGTGGCCTTGCTGTGCAGCTTCCTGTTGGGTTTCGGCGACAGCTGCTTCAACACGCAGCTCCTCAGCATCATCGGCTTCACCTTCAGAGACAACAGCGCCCCCGCCTTCGCCATTTTCAAATTCATCCAG TCCATCCTGGCAGCTTTGGCGTTCTTCTACAGCAACTTCCTGTTGCTGCACTGGCAGCTGCTCATTCTGGTGGTCGTCGGCTTCCTGGGCACGCTCACCTTCTTCTCGGCCGAGCAACATGCACGCTCCACCTGCCGGGACTCGGACTACGACAGCATCTGA